AGACTCCTTTGCACTCCAGAAAATGAGCCATTTCCCATAACCAGAAAGTGAGCCCTTCCGTGCGGGATGGATTGATTTCACAGCAGAAAAAAGGAAAGCTGGCCTCTGCTTTCATCTCCTGCCTCCTTCATTTGGTCACCAGGCACTTACTATATTTACTTTaggtaaatatttactttatctAGAGTCACTGCATCCCCAAAGACTGAAGAATAAAGGACTGATACCCTCAGGGAGCATTAATTGACCCATTTCCAAAACAAGGTGGAGGCAATGGTTTGGTGGGAACTTCAAGACAGCTTCTGGCTTCTCCTAGGTTTGGAAACTCAAGTGGgatgagagaaggaggagaataCAGAGGAGGGTTCAGAGCAGGTGCAGGCTCTGGCTCCCCTTAGGGGGGAGGAGAATCCTCCCCATGCAACCCTTGCCCCAGGACCCCACAGGCAGGACTAGGGTAGAGTCTCTTCAAGTCTCAGGTGATTTGCATTGGTTTTGGAACTTTGCAGAGGCTTAGCATGTACTTCCTAGGAATGAATAATTGATTGATGAAATGAATGGAGAGCACTAAATGCCATTTTTCTACTCCCCAATGCCACATTTAGCAGCCCTATTCACTGTGCCTGCCATAGTACATGAACTTTGCCCATCCATGGGCAAAGTGGCTGCAGGAAGGTGACTGGTGGTCACACCCATGGCTGGTTATGGAAATTTACCCAGTCAGGAGCACAGAAAAGGCTTCAACATGAGTTGAAATTTAATCTGGCATCAGCTCGTGACATGAAAGATTTTCCAGTCCTCAAATCTATCTTGCCAGCTGATGAGGGGGAAATAAAGGGGATTACCCAGGCACATGGGCATTTTTGAGTCCACCAATTGGCCACTCCCACCTCCACCCCGTGTCTCACCAACCCCCAACTTCCCAGAGGGTGCAGCTATTTAAGAGCAGCAGCATTCAGGAAAAACAAGAGAGTCATTTGGAGCTATCCAGTCCAGGATCTTTTGAGAGGTAAATACCCAGAAACTAACAGTCCATGGAAAGAATTCAAATCCCTGCTCATTGGCTACTTTGAGAATGGCCGtgttgtgtgtttgtatgtgtgcatgcgtgtgaGCCTACGTGGACATAAGCATGCCTGTGCACAATTGGGTATATAAAGGACAGCATGTTGTATGGTTTTTGTGAGCAGACTAAATAAAGAGACTGTGTGCACTATTTGGGTAGATGTCCACAGGCATCCATGTGCAAatacgagtgtgtgtgtgtgtgtgtgtgtgtgtgtgtgtgtgtgtgtgtgtgagagagagagagagagagagagagagagagagagagagagagagaaagtttgcAGTGTGTTGCTTTAGTTCTGGAGAGAATTATTGGGAATCAGATACCTTGGATGGAATTCCTGAGGCTTGAATTGAGCATGGGGATGTGGGTGAAATGTctaatggggggtggggggcgcaaCCTCTGACCTTAGGGATTTCCCAAATGGATGGTTCAAGCTGGTTCAGTGTCTCAGGAATTCTCAGTCTGTTGAGGAACAGGGGGCTCTCATTCAGGTCTAATAGGGGGTCTCCATGGTCCGAGGGCCTGCACATGTGCAAAGCCATTCCACAGAGCTGTGGAGGGTGAGGAGGTGGTATTATGAGCGCACAGGCGGAGTCATGCTTGGGTACACTGATTGCGACAGAGGTGTTCACTCTGGACTTAGTGCAATACAACAGCATGTCTGTACCCTCTAGGACAGTGAATTGGGCAAGAGAATAGGGGCCATGACAGGAGCTAGGACCACATAGGAGAGGAGCCCAGGCCAATCCATCTGCACTCGTCCTACACAGATCTCTCAGCATGAGGACCCTCCTTGCACTGGCAGTGATTATGGTCTTTGGTAAGAGCTGACATTGATCTCAGCGCAGGGGGAGCCCCAGGGGGGTAGGGGGGAGGAATACAAACcccaagttttctttccttttgcaaCAGTCCTCTCCCAGTGGGAATAGAATAGAGGCCATGGGGGCGggggagagaagcagagagagacagaaggaggacacagggcctcacacccCATCACCAGCTATTTATCAATTTCCTTTCAGGCCTAATGAGGGTTCGGGGGATCTTTTTAACTTCAATTCCATGATCTCATCGGTGACGAAAAAGAATGGTGCAACAAATTATGGCGCCTATGGTTGCCACTGTGGCCTGGGTGGCAAAGGAACCCCCAAGGATGCAACGGATCGGTGAggccaccccagccctccctgccctGTGCTCACTTCTGGCCTCAGCAGGACTGAAGTGGAAGGACAGAGCTGGTGCCCCATCGACACAAAGGTCCTGGGATATCCCAGCTGGACAGGCCGTCAGCGTGCCGCACCCTCTGCTCTAGACTATTCTATAGCCATTGAGTCTCTGCCTAGGATCAAGGGTGGGAGGGAGACGGCACCATGGCCCCTGGAGCTGTAGGAAGGCAGCCCTAATGGTACAACCTCTACTAGATGCTGTGCCAGACATGACTGTTGCTACGATCGTCTGGAGGAACGTGGATGTAGCACAAAATTTCTGAGCTACAGGTTTCGATACCAAGCAGGCAAAGTCATCTGTGAAGGTAAGAAAGCCCTGTACCCAATCCACTTTCCCTCTTTCATTTGTTCCCTGCCCACCATGCCAGGTACAGTGCTAGACACAAGAGATAGGGACACAGAGGGACACTGTCACTGCCTtgagaaaaagcaagaaagcTGAGATCACAAATTGATGCCACTGCAAGCAGTGACAGTGGAGCTGTGCAGAGTCAGAAGAGGGTGGGAGTATTCCCAGAAGAACACACAGTATAGCCAAGGAACCCAGGGGGCCGCAGGTCATTCTGTGCTGCCCAGTGAGCAAGGCAGGGGCTAGATCAACCAGACCTTTTAGGCCAGGGTGTCTTTAGTTTTGTCCTAAAGCCACAGGGAGGTAATTAGCACCTTTTCACAGAAGCACATTTGCTTTTCAGAGGACTCACTCTGGGTGCAGGATGGATGGGGCCCAGGGAGCCTGCTATTGCAGACAAAAGAGCAACAGCCAGGCATAAAGCCCTGGTGGTCAGGATGGAAGGGGCGTGGAATGAAATCAAGAAGCAACTATATGATTTTGAGGAAGAATCAGCTTGGAGATGCCTGAGGAGGATATGGGGATAATGAGCTTTGGGGTGGGTATTTCTGCAGATGGTTTCATGGAGGTAAAGATCCCGGATGTTGTTCTGCTGGGTTGTACGAGGaaaaattctaattagaataCTCAGAGACTAGGGTCTCCAGACACCCTCCCTGGGTAATGACCAGCAGCCAGCTGGGTGTGAACACTTGCAGCTCAGTGTAGGGTATGGACTGGGGACATACTCAGATTTAGCAGAGGAGAACTGGAAGTTCAGTGTGCTCACAGTAGGCCCCTGAAGGAGGCCAGTGGATTAGATAGAAAGCAGGGAAAAGGACTGAGAAAGTTATGATTAACAACAGCAGTTTAACAGAGGAGGCCACATTGGACGGACAGGGTTTCTCCAGACTGTGGGGCAAGAAGGTTGTTCAGGACTTCAGGAGAAGGTGCTCTCCTTGAGCATGAGGGCGAAACCAGGTTAGAGTGGGTTAGGTATGGGTGGGAAGCAAATTGGAGAGAGGAAGTGGAGGCAAATACATGGAGAAAGCTTGAATCTGAAGGGGAGGATGGAGATGGGTGGCAGCTGGAAAGACTGCTTAGTGACCCCAGACAGTGGAATGAGAGGGCATGAATTCCCACCCATAGCATGAATCATAAGATCAGAAATTGTCTCTTGCAATGGTGACCTCTCCATATGTATGTTAGCAGGCTTTAGGGCCCAGACACAAGATGCCCAAACGAATTGGTTCGGATATTGGGGCTGCCTGACTCTCACAGTACGAATTCGCCCAACTGCAGTCAGGCCTAGGGCTGCTTGTTCCCCATCCTCAGCTCTGCCGAGTTGGCAGGTCCCTACAATCTAAGTGTACATCAAGACACGTGCTGCAGCTCCAGGCACCTGGGCCTCACCCCAGCAGGCTTTCCCACCGCGCAACTCCCTTTTCCAAGGGAGGAAATGAATTCTTCCCAGAAGCCTCCAGCAGGCTCACGCTCATTGGCCAGAAAAATGTTACCTTCTATTTAGAGACCAATCACTGTCAAGGAGAAAGGGAGGACCGTCTTACGCCAATCATGAACCACCCCATGATTGGTGGGGCTGTACCGCCCCAGAGGGTGGCCAATGGGAAGGCCTGCGTCTTCTGGTGTGGTGTGCAGGGCTCTGTGTCTGCGACAGGCCGGAGCTAGCTCCCCCAGGCCGGGGACCTGCCTCCCCATCTGTCAGCAATATCGGGAGGAGGACCATCTGGAGGATGGGCAGGGTCCTCTCCCCCAGGAGAAGCCACAGACTATTAAACTCCAATCCGGtgtttattttcttgtaatttcAGCAAACCAGGACTACTGTAGGAGTCAGCTGTGTCAGTGTGATATAACTGCTGCCTACTGTTTGGCTGAAAACCAGGAAACCTACAATAGGAAGTACCAGTTCTATCCCAATTTTCTGTGCCGTGGGAATAAGCCCAGTTGCTGAGGCTCCTCTTTGCCGAAGCCTGGCCAGCCAGTGCTGGTCCTCCAACACCCTCTCTCCCAGCCCCCACCAAGTTCCCTGCAATTCAGAAAACAGTCCCAGTCCATCCCAGAGGCAAGCAAGGAGCCCTTCTGTCCTGACCCAGAATAAGAAGACCAAACCCCGGGGGCACCAATGCCCGGCCTCTTCCCTGGACTACCTGCACAGCTGAGTCCCCACTCCTGCCCTTCCCTACCacctccgcccccccccccccccacgcttAGCTCCCAGCTGCACACTCCTGGGAGTCTTTTCTGAATAAACCAATTTGTCACCAAACTCTGTGTGCgtgcgtgtatgtgtgttcaCTCAGTGTGAGAACACACTCTACCAGACAAACTGGTACATGGTGAATTCAAAGTATGGTCCCTAGAGTCAAGACTTTATGACTCCTCTACTCCACTACCCTGAGCCTTGGTTCTCCCACCCAAATGGAGATGACAGTGTCCCTCCTGCCTGGGCAGGTTTGAGAATTAAGGGAGATACCAATTTTTAAAGGACTGGGCCCAGCACGTCTACTGCTGCTATTCCTATTAGGAGTGAAACCCAGatctatccatctgtctgtctgtctatctatctatctatctatctatttctctctctctctctccccatatCTCCACCACCACCCCTTGCCTTCCTGGGCCAGAACAGCTCCTCCTGGCCTGTTGGAGGATGTGAaagttgtcagaatcaaaatggatcaCTTTTGTCAAAGTCTAGCCCAATTAAATAAGCAAAGCAGAAGGTTCTGTTCACAGAGGACCACAGGAACCACGACCTTGCACAAAGGCCATCTGCCAAGTACAAATGGAAGCCTGTGACAAGTACACCAAGTCAAAGCAAGACACACTGACCATGCATTTAAAATTCCTGACAGAATTTGAGGGATTTTCTTAGCCCCCCAGACGCTTATAAAAAGCAACATTCTAAGGCCCATAAAGAAGCTGTGTTTTGAGGCACTTCATTTGACAACACTGTGGTCCATTTTCATGGAAAGAACAGTGAGAAAGGTTAATTCTTCAACTGCAATTATAGAGGAAACATGTAAAGGCTGTTTAGctctttatttctctattttttccctcGGTCTATATGGAGTCTGCTTTAcattaagagaaagagaaatgaaatgcaCAAGCTGAAGCCTGGCCAGCCAGTGCTGGTCCTCTTCTCCAACACCCTCTCCCTCAGCCCagctaaaagttttttttttcacagcacATCAACCaatagagaagaagagaaaaacttTCTAATGGTGGTTTTGCAATTTACAGCAGCTCCATGGCAACGGAGACACCTAAGACTCATTCTTCCTGGAAATGAAAATTTAGATTTGCCTAGCTTTAACAGCTAGGGTGATAAAACTCTTCTGGCTTAAAAAACACACCTCCTCTCTGCCTTAGATGAAATCTTAAGCAATAGTAAAAAATCTCTCTGCCCAGCATAAAAATTGCCTCATATACCACCTTGGccaagaaaaaacaagaaaaagaaaaccttttaaacaccatttctaaaatgtttcttgCCCTATTTGATTCatcaaacaaacaagaaaggcaaaccaaagaaagataattttatgattaaattCAAGGTAACTTGGAGGCTTGCTGCTCCAGACAAGCCTAGCTAAAATGAGAACAGCTAAGAGTTAACCCTAAACTCATTCAAGACTGGAAAGAGGGTaagagaggagggaaaagaagTTTTTGACCCCAAGCTTCTATGGGAACTGTTTGGTCTGAAAATATGGTCCATGGCTTTCAGGACACATGAAAATCTTAAAAGTTTATCCATATGAAAAGGTCACTTTAAGTTGTCCCTTTTGTCAAAATATAATTTGGTTTCAATCATCTTTTTATAAGCCAGTGAATCTATACTACTCTATTTTTCTGTTTGGtgactaattatttttattggtaccagggattgaactcaggggcactcaaccactgagccacacccccagcactattttgtatcttatttagagatagggtctcactgagtagcttagcaactcccttttgctgaggctggctttgaacttgcaatctcctgtctccgcctcctgagccactgagattacaggcatgcaccactgtgcccaggtggtgactaatattttaaattgcaagATTGTCATTTGTAGATATCATTCATGGTATTTGTGTGTACAGGTTGTATGGTGAAGGATGAAtcttatgaaagaaaatagttGTATGTTGTATCCATATAGTAAAATCATAGGAATTCTATTTGAATGGGCTTAGGAGTAAAGGACCACTCATGGAACCTGACACTGTTCA
This sequence is a window from Marmota flaviventris isolate mMarFla1 chromosome 10, mMarFla1.hap1, whole genome shotgun sequence. Protein-coding genes within it:
- the LOC139707437 gene encoding phospholipase A2, membrane associated-like → MISSVTKKNGATNYGAYGCHCGLGGKGTPKDATDRCCARHDCCYDRLEERGCSTKFLSYRFRYQAGKVICEANQDYCRSQLCQCDITAAYCLAENQETYNRKYQFYPNFLCRGNKPSC